Genomic window (Ureibacillus composti):
TGGGGGAACATTTTATATGATGGAAAATTAGTCATCTTTAATACGCCTTGGATGGTTGTCTTCCCAGGGATTTGTATTGTATTAGCGATCTTAGCATTAAATATGTTTGGGGACGGACTTCGTGATATCCTTGACCCACATTCTAATAAGGGTAAGAAATAACTAAAAAAATGGTGATTTTTTCAGGGAACCACAAGTTGGAAGCATGCAACGAGTGGACTCTAGCATGAAAGCAAAAGGAGGGACTTCATGAATCAGCAACCGATTTTAGAGGTGAAGGATTTAAGAACAAGCTTTTACACGGAACGAGGGAAGGTTACGGCGCTACATGGCATTAACTTTCAATTAAGAGAAGGTGAAATCTTGGGGATTGTAGGGGAGTCTGGTTGTGGTAAAAGTGTTACCTCACAATCAATCCTCCGATTATATGATGAAAAATACACAGCCGAGTATGAAGGCGAAATTAATTTCCAGGGAGAAAATTTATTAAAACTTCCAATGGATCAAATGCAAGAAATTCGCGGAAATGATATTTCAATGATTTTCCAAGATCCATTAAGCTCATTAAATCCAGTTTATACAATTGGGTTTCAAATAAGTGAATCTTTAATTCTTCATCAAAAACTATCAAAAAAAGAAGCGAATGAAAAAGTAATCGAATTACTTCGTTTAACCGGGATTTCAGCTCCTGAAAAGAGGGTTAATCAATATCCACATGAATTGTCAGGTGGTATGAGACAACGTGTCATGATTGCGATGGCATTGGCATGTAAACCAAGAGTGTTAATTGCCGATGAGCCTACAACAGCTCTAGACGTAACAATCCAAGCTCAAATTTTAGATTTACTTTTACAATTAAAAGATGAGTATAACATGAGTGTAATGTTTATTACCCATGACCTTGGCGTTGTTGCGGAAATTTGTACGCGTGTTGTGGTTATGTACCTTGGTCAAATCGTAGAAGAGGCAGATGTTCAAAGTTTATTCTCTAAACCACTTCATCCGTATACTAAAGGGTTAATGAAATCCATGCCTGCAATCGACGGGGAGCGTTCAGAGAAATTATTTGTAATTGAAGGAGCTGTTCCTTCATTAAATAACATACCTAAGGGCTGCCGTTTTGCACCTAGATGTCCATATGCAGATGAAGTATGTATGGAAAAACCACCTGAGCTAACGGTTCATAACGATAACCAAAAAGTTCGCTGCTGGCACTACGACAAAATTATGAGAGAAGAGGAGAATCAAAATGACAACACAATTAAAGCAAAATAATGAACCCCTTCTTGAAGTAAATGGCTTAAAAAAATATTTTCCTGTAAAAAATCAATTAGGCCAGAAAAGTGCCTTCGTAAAAGCAGTGGATGATGTTTCTTTCAAATTGTATGAAGGGAAAACATTAGGGTTAGTAGGGGAATCTGGTTGTGGGAAAAGTACTACAGGACGCTCCCTTCTCCGATTAATTGAGCCAACTTCAGGTAGTGCATTATTTGACGGCAAAGATATTTTTAAGTTAAAGGGTAAAGAACTTCGCGAAGCAAGACAAGATTTACAAATGGTTTTCCAAGATCCATTTTCTTCACTGAATCCAAGAAAAAGAATTGGAGAAATTTTAGAAGAACCATTAAAAATCCATAAATTAGGATCTAGTGCAGAACGTACTGAAAAAGTAATGGATATCCTCCATAAAGTTGGACTAAATGTCGATCATTATTATCGCTACCCTCATGAATTTTCAGGTGGTCAAAGACAACGAATCGTGTTGGCGCGTGCCTTAATTTTAAATCCAAAAATCATTGTATGTGATGAACCAGTATCCGCTCTTGACGTTTCAACCCAAGCGCAAATTGTCAATTTATTGCGCGGACTTCAAGAAGAGCTGAAGTTAACATATCTTTTTATTGCTCATGATATCAGTGTTGTTCGCCATATTTCCGATCAAATTGGGGTGATGTACTTAGGTAATATTGTTGAATATGCAGATACAGATAATATTTTTGCAGAGCCTTTACATCCTTACACTCAGGCATTATTATCTGCAGTACCTAAATCTAGCCCGAATGCTGTGCGGGAAAGAATTGTGTTAAAAGGTGAAATACCTTCGCCTTTAAATCCACCATCAGGGTGTGTGTTCCATCCACGATGTCCGATGGCAACAGAACTTTGTAGTAAAGAAATTCCTGTGAATAAAGAAGCACGTCCGGGCCATTTTGTGAAGTGTCATTTATATTAATATCAGAATCTTCTAAACATAGAATAGAAATAAAATGCGTGAACGATCAAAAAGATATGAAAAGTAAGGGGCGAAAACTATGAATCTGGTAGAGCGTTTAAAAGAAGTCTTACCAGAAGATCGAATTAGTACGAATGAAACGGTGCTATTAAATCATAGCAAAGATGAATCGTTTTATTCGGGAAATCTTCCAGACGTCGTTGTATTTCCAAAAGATAAACATGAAGTAGCTGAAATTGTTCGTTTGGCCAATGAGCTTGAAGTTCCCATTGTACCATTTGGGACGGGCTCCGGTTTAGAAGGTCAAGTGATCCCAAAACAAGGTGGAATCTCCATCGATTTTCAAGAAATGAACAAAATACTTGAAATCAACGATGAAGACCTATTAGTGACCGTTCAACCAGGTGTCACAAGAGTGCAATTAAATGCAGAGCTCGGGAAATACGGTTTGTTTTTCCCTGTTGACCCTGGCGCTGATGCCTCTTTAGGTGGAATGGCTTCAACTAACGCAAGTGGAACGACGACAGTCCGCTATGGGGCAATGAAAGATAATGTTCGTAATCTTGAAGTGGTATTAGCAGATGGTCGACTGATTCATACCGGTAGTAGAGCGAAGAAATCTTCATCTGGCTACCGATTGACTGAGCTCTTTGTTGGTTCAGAAGGAACGCTAGGTGTATTCACTGAGTTAACACTCCAAGTGTATGGAATTTCGGAAGTAATCGTC
Coding sequences:
- a CDS encoding ABC transporter ATP-binding protein, yielding MNQQPILEVKDLRTSFYTERGKVTALHGINFQLREGEILGIVGESGCGKSVTSQSILRLYDEKYTAEYEGEINFQGENLLKLPMDQMQEIRGNDISMIFQDPLSSLNPVYTIGFQISESLILHQKLSKKEANEKVIELLRLTGISAPEKRVNQYPHELSGGMRQRVMIAMALACKPRVLIADEPTTALDVTIQAQILDLLLQLKDEYNMSVMFITHDLGVVAEICTRVVVMYLGQIVEEADVQSLFSKPLHPYTKGLMKSMPAIDGERSEKLFVIEGAVPSLNNIPKGCRFAPRCPYADEVCMEKPPELTVHNDNQKVRCWHYDKIMREEENQNDNTIKAK
- a CDS encoding dipeptide ABC transporter ATP-binding protein, with the protein product MTTQLKQNNEPLLEVNGLKKYFPVKNQLGQKSAFVKAVDDVSFKLYEGKTLGLVGESGCGKSTTGRSLLRLIEPTSGSALFDGKDIFKLKGKELREARQDLQMVFQDPFSSLNPRKRIGEILEEPLKIHKLGSSAERTEKVMDILHKVGLNVDHYYRYPHEFSGGQRQRIVLARALILNPKIIVCDEPVSALDVSTQAQIVNLLRGLQEELKLTYLFIAHDISVVRHISDQIGVMYLGNIVEYADTDNIFAEPLHPYTQALLSAVPKSSPNAVRERIVLKGEIPSPLNPPSGCVFHPRCPMATELCSKEIPVNKEARPGHFVKCHLY